In Pectobacterium actinidiae, the DNA window CTCTTGATGCCCGGCTGATGGCCTAACCACAGAAGCTGCTCATTAAACTGCTCGCGCATACGGTTGATGCGTTGCCCTTGCCAGCAGATTTCCCCCGATTCAGGCGTCGTTAGGCCGCTTAAAATGCGCAATAGCGATGTTTTCCCCACCCCGTTGGCACCGGCAATCTGCACCATTTCTCCTGCGCAGGCCGTAAACGACAACGCGCTGAACAGCACATGCTCATCGCGTATGCAAACCACGTCGCGCGCTTCTAACATCGGGGTGTACTCCTACTTTCTAATGCCATATACCCTAGGTATAGAATAACATGGCGCCCTTACTCCCCCCTCTTGGGGGCCGTAACCATAAAGAGTTAATCTTTTTTATTGAGATCAATAAAATCGGTGATTCCGGTTATTCCTGTCATCGCACCGTACCGAAAACCACACCAACATGCTTAAACAGGAAATCTATTAGGCATATTTTTATGCAGCCGCCGAGACTGTTTCGTGCGCCACAAGACCTTCATTTCATGCTACCGCGTAGCTCGCGCCCGACGCAGGGCGGCTCAATCGCCGTCTCCCTGCGAACCCTGGCTTCCGGCTAAAGCAAAACGTATCACCCACTATTTCTGGCTATTCTTCAGCAGCGTTGCGGTGTTGATCGCCTCGATCAACTGGACGCGATTAACCCGCGGGCTGTAGGTATCCAGCAGGCGCTGCCAAATCGTAATCGCGCGCGCATAGTCCGCTTTCAGGAACGCATCGGATGCCAGCAGCATCAGCGCCGTCACTTCATTGGCATCCAGCGCCAGCGCTTTATCGACCATCTCTTGCATCGGCTCTGTGACAGCCTGACCGGCCTGGTAATACAGCACCGTCGCCAGTGCCGAATACAATTCCGCGCTATCGTCCTTGAGCGCAATCGCCTGCCGATAAGCGCGCAACGCGTTGTCATACGCGTTACGGTAAAGATAATATTCACCCAACTCAGCCCAGAGGATGCTGTTGCCCGGCGTTTTACGAATGTTGCCCTGCAAGGTTGTCAGCTGTTTTTCCTGTTGTTGCACGTCGCTAAAACCGTGTAGCGGATCGGCAAGTCGCTGGCGTTCCGCCTGAACCAGCGCAGCACGCGGGCTTAATATGTAGAACGTTGCACCACTCAACAGGATAGCGATGACCGCGACCACAACGGCGATGGCGGGCATTGGGCGCTGTGCACAAGAAGAAGGAGAGGCTAACGGCAGATCGTGGACCAGTTCTCGATCCAGCATCTTTGCCTCATGTTCGGACAGATGCTTCTCTGCCTGTTCACACTGAAAATGCCAGATGCGCTGCACTAAACGCGGTAGCTTGCCCTCCTCCTCCGACTGGCGCTGGGGCAGTAGCGGCCATAACAGCCCACCAGCCAGAATGACAATCGCGAGAACGACGAACACCATGCTGAACAAATTCAGGTTCAACAGACTCATGGGCGCCCCCCTCGCTTCTGCTGCCGCATCACCCGCCACGCGATAACCGTAATCGCGAACAGCAAAAGCAGTGGCGTGAGCCAAAGGATGCCTGTTTGCATTTTCATCGGTGGGTTGTACTGAACAAAATCACCATAGCGTTGGTTCATAAACGCGATAATGTCTGACTTGTCCTTACCCTGCTCCACCATGGAAAAAACCTCATGACGCATACTGACCGCCACGGGCGAATTCGATTCCAGCAGACTCTGGTTCTGGCATTGTGGGCAACGTAATTCGCCGGCAATCGCCATCGCAGCCTGACGCTGCCCCTGACTGGAAAACGCCCAGGTATCAACCACCTGAGCCGGTACAGAAAAAGCCAACAGCATGAAAAGGAGCGCAAGATATTTAGTCATAGGCTCTTCTCCCTCTGAACCATCCCAGCAGTGCACCCGCGACCATCAGCATGCCGCCGCCCCACACCCAGCGAACGCCGGTTTGCACATAGAAACGCATGGCATAGCGGTTTTCGCCGGTTTTCTCTCCCATCACGGCATACCATTCTCTGATTGGCCCCCAGGCAATGCCCGGTTCGATCATCTGCTGTTTACGTGCGTTGTAATAACGACGTTCCGGCCTCACCTGAGCGATCGGTGAATCGCCACGAGAAATCGCAATCACGGCCTGCTCGGCGGTGTAATTCTGCGCTGCGACTAACTCCAACTGTAAAAACCGGAAATGGTAGTCGCCCAGCGTGACCTGTTCTCCCTGACCCACATTGGCGCTGATTTCCTGCTTGCTGCCCGCAGAGAACGCAATCCCCAGAGCAAAGAGCGCCACGCCCGTATGCGCGAGCAGTGCAGGAAGTTGCTGACGTATCGCCGACAGCGGCTGTAACCACTGCGCAGCCATGACCCAGCCGATCAGACCCGCAGCCAGTGCAACGGCATACCCATGCGGCCATAAGACCAGCGTGATGATGGCACCAACAGCCAGCGTCACGTCGACACGCCGGACAGGCCAGCGAGCGCTACGTTTCCAGTAGCCTCCCGCGGCGACCCCAATGAGCAACAGCATCAGGACACCGAAGGGCAAAAGCACACGGTTAAAATAGGGCGCGCCCACGGAGATTTTCCCCCAGCCCGCTAGCCCATAGATCATCGGGTAAAGCGTGCCAAGTAATACCACTAGCGCGACGGCACTGAATAACA includes these proteins:
- the nrfG gene encoding heme lyase NrfEFG subunit NrfG — protein: MSLLNLNLFSMVFVVLAIVILAGGLLWPLLPQRQSEEEGKLPRLVQRIWHFQCEQAEKHLSEHEAKMLDRELVHDLPLASPSSCAQRPMPAIAVVVAVIAILLSGATFYILSPRAALVQAERQRLADPLHGFSDVQQQEKQLTTLQGNIRKTPGNSILWAELGEYYLYRNAYDNALRAYRQAIALKDDSAELYSALATVLYYQAGQAVTEPMQEMVDKALALDANEVTALMLLASDAFLKADYARAITIWQRLLDTYSPRVNRVQLIEAINTATLLKNSQK
- the nrfF gene encoding heme lyase NrfEFG subunit NrfF, which translates into the protein MTKYLALLFMLLAFSVPAQVVDTWAFSSQGQRQAAMAIAGELRCPQCQNQSLLESNSPVAVSMRHEVFSMVEQGKDKSDIIAFMNQRYGDFVQYNPPMKMQTGILWLTPLLLLFAITVIAWRVMRQQKRGGRP